The following proteins are co-located in the Lagenorhynchus albirostris chromosome 2, mLagAlb1.1, whole genome shotgun sequence genome:
- the GPATCH3 gene encoding G patch domain-containing protein 3 isoform X2, which yields MAASSAAEEAAVYLIVSGIPSELRSAQLRSYFSQFREQSGCGFLCFHYRHRPERAPPQAAPDSTLTPIRQGLAQTSLNDARTLSTQDSAPAQTRTCCCVISVRGPTQAQRFLRMYSGRRWLDSQGTCLPGRCFIRRLRLPTEASGLDSFPFKTRKELQSRKAESEAFTLADLRQLPELNPPVLMPSGNVGTPLRVFLELIRACRLPPRIITQLHLQFPKTGSSRRYGNVPFKYEDSETVEQAELVYTAEGEEIPQGTCLADVPANPCEEPEEEEEEEEESHSDDDDERGEEWERHEALHEDVTGQERTTEQLFEEEIELKWEKGGSGLVFYTDAQFWQEEEGDFDEQTADDWDVDMSVYYDADGGDKDARDSVQIRLEQRLRDGQEAGSVIGHQVGTFERHTKGIGRKVMERQGWAEGQGLGSGCSGVPEALDSDGQHPRCKRGLGYHGEKLQPFVQPKRPRGTGLGLISTIYDEPLPQDQGDSLLRRQPPTSMKFRTDMAFVRGSSCASDSPSEREWQVQGLP from the exons ATGGCGGCGTCCAGTGCGGCGGAGGAGGCGGCAGTTTACTTAATAGTGAGCGGTATCCCGTCGGAGTTGCGCTCAGCCCAGCTACGGAGCTACTTTAGCCAGTTCCGGGAACAGAGCGGCTGTGGCTTCCTCTGTTTCCACTACCGGCATCGGCCTGAGcgggcccctccccaggctgctcCCGACTCTACCCTAACTCCTATCCGCCAGGGTCTCGCCCAGACTTCACTCAACGATGCCCGCACTCTTTCCACTCAGGACTCTGCTCCCGCCCAGACCCGCACCTGCTGCTGCGTCATCTCGGTACGGGGGCCAACTCAAGCCCAGAGGTTTCTCCGTATGTACTCGGGCCGCCGGTGGCTGGATTCTCAGGGGACTTGCTTACCTGGTCGTTGTTTCATCCGCAGACTTCGGCTACCTACTGAGGCATCAG GTTTGGACTCCTTTCCCTTCAAGACCCGGAAGGAACTGCAGAGTCGGAAGGCTGAGAGTGAAGCCTTCACGCTGGCCGACCTGAGGCAACTGCCAGAGCTGAACCCACCGGTGCTGATGCCCAGCGGGAATGTGGGGACTCCCCTGCGGGTCTTCTTGGAGTTGATCCGGGCCTGCCGTCTACCCCCTCGGATCATCACCCAGCTGCATCTCCAGTTCCCCAAGACAGGTTCCTCCCGGCGCTACGGCAATGTGCCCTTCAAGTATGAGGACTCAGAGACTGTGGAGCAGGCAGAGCTTGTGTACACAGCCGAGGGTGAGGAGATACCCCAGGGAACCTGCTTGGCAGACGTACCAGCCAACCCCTGTGAAgagccagaggaagaagaggaagaggaagaagagtcaCACTCAGATGAC GACGACGAGCGGGGTGAGGAGTGGGAGCGGCACGAAGCGCTGCATGAGGACGTGACCGGGCAGGAGCGGACCACTGAGCAGCTCTTTGAGGAGGAGATCGAGCTCAAGTGGGAGAAGGGCGGCTCAGGCCTGGTGTTCTACACTGACGCCCAATTCtggcaggaagaggaaggag ACTTTGATGAACAGACAGCCGATGACTGGGATGTGGATATGAGTGTGTACTACGATGCAG ATGGTGGAGACAAGGATGCCCGAGACTCTGTCCAAATTCGTCTGGAACAGAGACTCCGTGATGGCCAGGAGGCCGGCTCCGTGATTGGACACCAGGTGGGCACCTTCGAGCGCCACACCAAG GGCATTGGGCGGAAGGTGATGGAGCGGCAGGGCTGGGCCGAGGGCCAGGGCCTGGGCAGCGGGTGCTCAGGGGTGCCCGAGGCCCTGGATAGTGACGGCCAGCACCCCAGATGCAAGCGTGGATTGGG GTACCATGGAGAGAAGCTCCAGCCATTTGTGCAACCAAAGAGGCCCCGTGGAACTGGCTTAGGGCTCATCTCCACCATCTACGATGAGCCCCTACCCCAGGACCAGGGGGATTCGCTGCTCCGCCGCCAGCCACCCACCAGCATGAAGTTTCGCACAGATATGGCTTTTGTGAGGGGTTCCAGCTGTGCCTCGGACAGCCCCTCAGAGCGTGAGTGGCAAGTTCAAGGGCTTCCTTAA
- the GPATCH3 gene encoding G patch domain-containing protein 3 isoform X1, with amino-acid sequence MAASSAAEEAAVYLIVSGIPSELRSAQLRSYFSQFREQSGCGFLCFHYRHRPERAPPQAAPDSTLTPIRQGLAQTSLNDARTLSTQDSAPAQTRTCCCVISVRGPTQAQRFLRMYSGRRWLDSQGTCLPGRCFIRRLRLPTEASGLDSFPFKTRKELQSRKAESEAFTLADLRQLPELNPPVLMPSGNVGTPLRVFLELIRACRLPPRIITQLHLQFPKTGSSRRYGNVPFKYEDSETVEQAELVYTAEGEEIPQGTCLADVPANPCEEPEEEEEEEEESHSDDSSKPGVLRRLPKTLNSLTLNVKLHLHMQDDERGEEWERHEALHEDVTGQERTTEQLFEEEIELKWEKGGSGLVFYTDAQFWQEEEGDFDEQTADDWDVDMSVYYDADGGDKDARDSVQIRLEQRLRDGQEAGSVIGHQVGTFERHTKGIGRKVMERQGWAEGQGLGSGCSGVPEALDSDGQHPRCKRGLGYHGEKLQPFVQPKRPRGTGLGLISTIYDEPLPQDQGDSLLRRQPPTSMKFRTDMAFVRGSSCASDSPSEREWQVQGLP; translated from the exons ATGGCGGCGTCCAGTGCGGCGGAGGAGGCGGCAGTTTACTTAATAGTGAGCGGTATCCCGTCGGAGTTGCGCTCAGCCCAGCTACGGAGCTACTTTAGCCAGTTCCGGGAACAGAGCGGCTGTGGCTTCCTCTGTTTCCACTACCGGCATCGGCCTGAGcgggcccctccccaggctgctcCCGACTCTACCCTAACTCCTATCCGCCAGGGTCTCGCCCAGACTTCACTCAACGATGCCCGCACTCTTTCCACTCAGGACTCTGCTCCCGCCCAGACCCGCACCTGCTGCTGCGTCATCTCGGTACGGGGGCCAACTCAAGCCCAGAGGTTTCTCCGTATGTACTCGGGCCGCCGGTGGCTGGATTCTCAGGGGACTTGCTTACCTGGTCGTTGTTTCATCCGCAGACTTCGGCTACCTACTGAGGCATCAG GTTTGGACTCCTTTCCCTTCAAGACCCGGAAGGAACTGCAGAGTCGGAAGGCTGAGAGTGAAGCCTTCACGCTGGCCGACCTGAGGCAACTGCCAGAGCTGAACCCACCGGTGCTGATGCCCAGCGGGAATGTGGGGACTCCCCTGCGGGTCTTCTTGGAGTTGATCCGGGCCTGCCGTCTACCCCCTCGGATCATCACCCAGCTGCATCTCCAGTTCCCCAAGACAGGTTCCTCCCGGCGCTACGGCAATGTGCCCTTCAAGTATGAGGACTCAGAGACTGTGGAGCAGGCAGAGCTTGTGTACACAGCCGAGGGTGAGGAGATACCCCAGGGAACCTGCTTGGCAGACGTACCAGCCAACCCCTGTGAAgagccagaggaagaagaggaagaggaagaagagtcaCACTCAGATGAC AGTTCTAAACCTGGGGTCCTCAGGAGGCTTCCAAAGACTTTGAACTCCCTGACATTGAACGTAAAACTGCATTTGCACATGCAG GACGACGAGCGGGGTGAGGAGTGGGAGCGGCACGAAGCGCTGCATGAGGACGTGACCGGGCAGGAGCGGACCACTGAGCAGCTCTTTGAGGAGGAGATCGAGCTCAAGTGGGAGAAGGGCGGCTCAGGCCTGGTGTTCTACACTGACGCCCAATTCtggcaggaagaggaaggag ACTTTGATGAACAGACAGCCGATGACTGGGATGTGGATATGAGTGTGTACTACGATGCAG ATGGTGGAGACAAGGATGCCCGAGACTCTGTCCAAATTCGTCTGGAACAGAGACTCCGTGATGGCCAGGAGGCCGGCTCCGTGATTGGACACCAGGTGGGCACCTTCGAGCGCCACACCAAG GGCATTGGGCGGAAGGTGATGGAGCGGCAGGGCTGGGCCGAGGGCCAGGGCCTGGGCAGCGGGTGCTCAGGGGTGCCCGAGGCCCTGGATAGTGACGGCCAGCACCCCAGATGCAAGCGTGGATTGGG GTACCATGGAGAGAAGCTCCAGCCATTTGTGCAACCAAAGAGGCCCCGTGGAACTGGCTTAGGGCTCATCTCCACCATCTACGATGAGCCCCTACCCCAGGACCAGGGGGATTCGCTGCTCCGCCGCCAGCCACCCACCAGCATGAAGTTTCGCACAGATATGGCTTTTGTGAGGGGTTCCAGCTGTGCCTCGGACAGCCCCTCAGAGCGTGAGTGGCAAGTTCAAGGGCTTCCTTAA
- the NR0B2 gene encoding nuclear receptor subfamily 0 group B member 2, whose amino-acid sequence MSSSQPGTCPCQGAAGRATILYALLSPSVRDWPSVPPARGRCLCRQHRPVRLCTPHRTCREALDVLAKTLAFLRNLPSFCQLPPQDRRQLLQCCWGPLFLLGLAQDTVTFEVAELPVPSILKKILLEEPTSGAGHGQVLDRPQPSLAAVQWLQCCLESFWSLELGPKEYAYLKGTILFNPDVPGLHASSHIGHLQQEAHQALWEVLEPWCPAGQSRLARVLLTASTLKSVPPSLLGDLFFHPVIGDVDIAGLLEDMLLLR is encoded by the exons ATGAGCTCCAGCCAGCCAGGGACCTGCCCATGCCAGGGTGCTGCAGGCCGCGCAACCATTCTGTATGCACTTCTGAGCCCCAGCGTCAGGGACTGGCCCTCTGTGCCCCCAGCCCGTGGCCGCTGCCTGTGCAGGCAGCACCGGCCTGTCCGGCTGTGTACTCCCCATCGCACCTGCCGGGAGGCCTTGGATGTTCTGGCCAAGACGTTGGCCTTCCTCAGGAACCTGCCGTCCTTCTGCCAGCTGCCCCCCCAGGATCGGCGACAGCTGCTGCAGTGCTGCTGGGGCCCCCTCTTCCTGCTTGGGTTGGCCCAAGACACTGTGACCTTCGAAGTGGCTGAGCTCCCAGTTCCCAGCATACTCAAGAAGATCCTGCTGGAGGAGCCCACCAGCGGTGCAGGCCATGGCCAGGTGTTGGATCGGCCCCAGCCCTCACTGGCTGCAGTGCAGTGGCTTCAGTGCTGCCTGGAGTCCTTCTGGAGTCTGGAGCTGGGCCCCAAAGAATATGCCTACCTGAAAGGGACCATCCTCTTCAACCCTG ACGTGCCAGGCCTCCACGCCTCCTCCCACATCGGGCACCTGCAGCAGGAGGCGCACCAGGCCCTGTGGGAGGTCCTGGAGCCCTGGTGCCCAGCAGGCCAAAGCCGCCTGGCTCGTGTCCTCCTCACGGCCTCCACCCTCAAGTCCGTTCCACCCAGCCTGCTTGGAGACCTGTTCTTTCACCCTGTCATTGGAGACGTTGACATCGCTGGCCTCCTCGAAGACATGCTTTTGCTGAGGTGA